DNA sequence from the Podospora pseudocomata strain CBS 415.72m chromosome 2 map unlocalized CBS415.72m_2.2, whole genome shotgun sequence genome:
CAAAAGAGGCCTGACTTGGGATCGGAAAGACACTGAGCGCAGGTACCCGGGCCGTTGGGGCCGCACCGACTCCCTGAGGGCTTAGCTTGGGTGGCGTTGGAGTTGGTAGAAGGGCGGTTCTGGTTTGCCCGTGGACCAGGAAGCTTGATAGCACCGGTGGCGGTCACTTCCATAGGTATTGGGACGACATCGTCctctgatggtggtggcgtgTGAGTCTGTGTTTGCTCGGCAACTGATGGTAGTGGTTGTTGGAAGGACATGGGGTTCATGAGAGCCTCAGCACACATGCAGTATGTTCCATCCTTGCAGAAGCCGCACGAGTCCCTAGCCTCAAGCGACATCATGGGCTGTAAagactgtggtggtggttgggtgacCATTGGAAGTGACATTCTGTTGTCCTTAGCAAACATGGCGGTAAAGTCTGTTTCCATAGGTATTCCAGCATCCGAACGATGCCGCTTCTCCTCGGGTGCCGAaggtggtgagcttggtgagTGCGGTCGTTTGAGGTCGGACATTCTGAGGGCTTCCTCCAAACATTCGCAGCTTGACCCAAGTGTGCATTTTCCACATCCCATCGCTGTGTCGGTGTCTTGAAGCACAGCTTCAGCACATGCACATGACCCAGATGCTTGACAGCCACCACACCCTAGAGGCGCCATCATTTCGTCGGGaggggagatgatgttggagatggaaaaTGGTTGAGTGGTTGGTCGGGGTTCCGCAATGGGCACAGCACTTGGCCCCGAGCTCTTCGGCGGAGCAGGCTGCAAAGGTCGTCTGGGCTGTGAGATATTGGCAAGCGGATTCGCTTGAGGCTGTATTGGTGCCGGGAGACGTCCATGATTTCCAGTTGACGAAGGTGACTGAGAATCCCATGCTGATAACATTGAGTTGCGTTCTTGTCTCTCCTTGTCAAGCTGTGACTGCAACCACTGGCAACGAGATCGGAGTGTCTGTCTCTCGGCCTCCAGGTGATTGATACGCTCCTGAAATTCCTGGACGACCCGGTCGTGCTCTTCCTTCTGCTCATCCAattgctcctccagctccccaacCCGAGCAGCCCTACGCTCACGAAAGGCCCTCTGTGCAGCTCTGTTTTGAGCTTTGCGTTTGGTTGGTGGAGTGTCGGTGGCAGGTTTTCGACCTGGCTTGGGTCTGGGAGGAATGACCCACTCCTTGCTGGTCATGCTCATGGCCATAGGTTGTTGCCCTGGGCCCGGTGACATAACTCCAGGCGACGCCATGTTCAAAGGGGTTGAGGCTTTGATGGAGGGTGGCCTGTTGGGTGCGTTTGGGCGGATGGCGATGGGAGGCGCTGACACGGAGGTTGACGATGTGGGAGTGGAGACGTTGGACGGAGAGGCCGCAGATGCGGGGGTGGAGGCAGGGCTGGAGGAATCTCTGCCAAGTGTTGTCGTGATGGAAAGAGTTCTTTTGTCGGTGTTCCCAAGCCCGACTGGGgaagcagcggcagcggcagccatgATTACTGGCAACGGAATGATTTGACGGACCAcgagggttggtggtgcagAGGTCGAGGACTGTACCGAACTAGTGGCAACTGACTGCAGGTTGCAGCCGAATTTTATGTCACCAGTAAAACGGGCTAGGGCCGACCGTTTAGGGAGTTCTCCTCGGTATCCGAAAGGCAGGGAGATGGCATTCAATGAGGAAGTCCAAGTTTGATGGTGTCGAACTGCGAGAATGGGTTGTCTGTAAATGCCGCTTTTGATATGTGACGAGTCGCTCCGCAGTCAAGGAGAATTTTGACACGAGTGACTCCAAAGTTGTTCGCAAGATCACTTAGATGGCGGCGTCttgtttgagaaggaggttgtgaGTGACACGTGATACTGTTCAATCGGTGTGCCGGCACAGGGTCAAATATcgagatgacgatgacgatgacgcCGATGTTGTGGGAAGAGGATTTTGAGGGTCTTGATGCTGAAAAATTGAAGCAGACGGAGGAAAGGGTCTTCTTTTGCGTCAACCGAAGACGCCCGGGCTCAGTGTGGGCTAGCGAGGCCGGAGTTTTCACCCAGGCCAAGGAGTCTGAGGGCTTTGATTCGGTAAAGGGAGAGATTGGAGATGTCAGTCGGCCCACTGATTTGATTGATAAGATTATAGGATCGCGCTAGATCCAAAGAGGCCTAgcgaggggtggtggtgctatGCTTGCGTCAAGGAACCCCACGGTCGAAAGCCGAGTGAGGGTCACCGCTTCGACAGCAGATCCCAACCGGAACACGGATAATCACACAGTCATCACTTCGGTCACCACCGGAATCCGCTCGGTCTATCGCTTGATGATTCTGTGGTTCTCTGCTGAAGTTCTCTATTCAACATGGTAATTTTCCTTGGCGATTTGTCGAGCCGTTCAGTAGGCGAGCGATATCGGACATACTGTGACGTCTTTAGAAGACCATCAGCAACTAGCGCCCGGAAGTTCTGGTTCGCCCGGAAGGAAAGGCTGAAGAGGACACTCCTCGAGCTAATTGCTGCCCGTAAATCATGTGGGGGCTCTTGGAGCAAGCTTCCCAAGGTGATTCAGGCGGGCCTCAAGAAGGCGTGCCTGACTGAGGTCAACTCGAATTCTGTGTATCTGTGTAAGAGAAGGGAGCTTGGGTCAATGCTGCCACCACAACTGAAAGAAAGCTGTATTAGCTACCAACATGATTTGGGGAATACCAACTTGAGTGGCTCATCGTGCCATCTGGTATTATCCTCATATTCACAATATGGCTGACCGTTAATTCCAAGCCGTCATCCAGAGTTGCAACGCACGGGCCTAGCGTCCGCCAAGACATGGAACATGTCCAGAAGCCCAGCATCGTGGTCCGAAGTACCATCAACATTCTGTCAACCAAAATCAGCCAACTCCCACCGTCGACCACAAACAATAAAACCAACAAAAATGGCCCAACTCGGcctccccccaaactcccGCCCAACATCCTCCTACTcaaccaacctcaacctctactcccccccgtcccccaaatcccaactccccagccgccgctcctccctctcctcctcggccaccgACGACTTAGAaaattcctcctcccttcccttccccgccgccctctcccgTCGCGACTTTCTCGCTCCTGACTTCGACCCCGCAAgctacctctccacccttCACACCGGTGGCCCAGCCTCTCGGCATCAAACCCTCGAGGACCTGCGCTCTGAACTCCGCGATCGAAGCTCTGCTATCAGCGCCGAACTGCTTGAACTGGTCAATTCGAATTACACGGCCTTTCTCGGGCTAGGGGATGAGCTcaagggcggggaggagcGCGTCGAGGATGTGAGAGTAGCACTTTTAGGTTTCCGAAGAGCGGTAGAGGAGGTTCAGTCTAAGGTTAGGGAGCGGAGGGTGGAAGTAGGGGGGCTGAATCAGGAGTTGAGGGATGTcaagggggcggtggagacGGGCAGGAAGATGCTCGAGTTGGATGAGAGGGTGAGCGGATTGGAGAAGCGATTGGTGGTAGGAGGGacggggcagcagcagcagcagcagaaaagGGATGGAGATagcagtgatgaggagaattgggatgatgacgacgagattTTTGGGAGCGATGATGAGCAGACTCAGGACGAAGACGGTGTGGAGTTTGTCAGTAGCAGGCCGGCGAAGCTAGCtgctttggcgagggagtGTGTGTATGTGGATGGACTGGCTGAGGCCATTGGTAGAGATCTTCCGTTTGTGAAGAAGACTGACGAGAGGATATTTCGGTGTCGGAACACGATACTGCTCGACTTGAGCACAGCCGTAAGAGAAGCACGGAAAGCTGGAGTCAAAGGTCAGGGGCGTGTTATCAAACTGTTGGCGATTTACGGGGCTTTGGA
Encoded proteins:
- a CDS encoding uncharacterized protein (COG:K; EggNog:ENOG503NYAH) codes for the protein MAAAAAASPVGLGNTDKRTLSITTTLGRDSSSPASTPASAASPSNVSTPTSSTSVSAPPIAIRPNAPNRPPSIKASTPLNMASPGVMSPGPGQQPMAMSMTSKEWVIPPRPKPGRKPATDTPPTKRKAQNRAAQRAFRERRAARVGELEEQLDEQKEEHDRVVQEFQERINHLEAERQTLRSRCQWLQSQLDKERQERNSMLSAWDSQSPSSTGNHGRLPAPIQPQANPLANISQPRRPLQPAPPKSSGPSAVPIAEPRPTTQPFSISNIISPPDEMMAPLGCGGCQASGSCACAEAVLQDTDTAMGCGKCTLGSSCECLEEALRMSDLKRPHSPSSPPSAPEEKRHRSDAGIPMETDFTAMFAKDNRMSLPMVTQPPPQSLQPMMSLEARDSCGFCKDGTYCMCAEALMNPMSFQQPLPSVAEQTQTHTPPPSEDDVVPIPMEVTATGAIKLPGPRANQNRPSTNSNATQAKPSGSRCGPNGPGTCAQCLSDPKSGLFCRSLAANFEKNNPGASGGGGCCGGAGPGGGCCKSSNSDASQSAAPQPLPPMQTSASESGFPLALSCAEAYKTLASHRHFDQAADEIGTWLPKLKALPVPRPGSGGQGGGRNGGGQRLAPIEVEAASIMSVLKDFDIRFGRGD
- a CDS encoding uncharacterized protein (COG:U; EggNog:ENOG503P1RP), coding for MSRSPASWSEVPSTFCQPKSANSHRRPQTIKPTKMAQLGLPPNSRPTSSYSTNLNLYSPPSPKSQLPSRRSSLSSSATDDLENSSSLPFPAALSRRDFLAPDFDPASYLSTLHTGGPASRHQTLEDLRSELRDRSSAISAELLELVNSNYTAFLGLGDELKGGEERVEDVRVALLGFRRAVEEVQSKVRERRVEVGGLNQELRDVKGAVETGRKMLELDERVSGLEKRLVVGGTGQQQQQQKRDGDSSDEENWDDDDEIFGSDDEQTQDEDGVEFVSSRPAKLAALARECVYVDGLAEAIGRDLPFVKKTDERIFRCRNTILLDLSTAVREARKAGVKGQGRVIKLLAIYGALDAQAEAVKVLREK